A window of Thermosipho japonicus genomic DNA:
AGGTGCTCTACCTGCTGAGCTACCAGGTCAACCGTCACAAGCCGATTAAAATAATACCATATACTTTATGTTCTGTCAAGTTTCTACAAAACTACAAAAGTAAATTATTCTTTAATTTTTGTTTTTATCTTTGTACATCCTTTCATCTGCTATTCTAATAGCATATTCAAGCCCTTTATCTAACATACAATAGCCAATTGATATTCCAACCTTTACATCTTTATCTTGAATATGAATATTTCTTGATACATGGCGTTTAATTCTTTGTATCAATTTTTCAAGACCTTCTTTAGTTGAATTTATTAAAATGATAAACTCATCCCCACCGTACCTTATTATTAGATCGTCACCTTTTACTGTATTTTTTATTCTCCTTGAAATTATTCTTAATACTTCATCCCCAACAAGATGACCAAAATTATCATTTACTTCTTTAAACTTATCCAAATCTAAAAAGATTAAATAGCTATACTTACTGACATCTACATAATCTAAAACTCTTCTGTTGTATAAACCTGTTAGTAAATCAATGTTTTCTTCCTCTAATCTCTCCTTAACCTTTAAAAAATTCAAAATTGGTTTTGATAATTCTTCAGTGATCATATCAAAAAGCATTCTGTCAACTTTTTTAGGCCTTTTTTTTCTATACCAATCAACATTTAAAATTGCATAGACTTCTCCGTTATAAATTAATGGAATACCACACCACGAAATTGTGTCTATTCCTTTAACTTCTTTCCAATACGGCATTTTCAAAATATTGGAAATGAAATAATAACGCTTTTCGGAAATAATTTGATTAAGGTTGTATGGTGTATTATTTTGAAAATACTCCCCTAAACTCTCAAGTGGCTTATCATCAAAGTTATAAGTCCATACAATAAATCTCCATTTCTTTCCTTTCGGAGTTAAAAGAAGCGACCAAGCTTGAGCCTCTAATACATCGGCTATATAATCAAATATTTCTCTTAAAGTATTTAAGTTATCCTTTTTATCATCATATTTATTAAAAATTTTATACACTCTATACAAAAAATTTTTTTCAAAAATCTTTCGACATGAAAAATCAAAACAACCAACTTTCTTTATCAATCTTAAAACTCGCCAAGAATAAAGAAATAGAATTAGCAATAAAAATGCTAATATAACTAAAAAATATATCATTTTTTTACTCCTTTTTATTTATCTAGCAAATCTTTATATACTCCTGGACTAGAATCTGGAATTTCAATTGCTCCAACTGCTTTCTTATAATATTCAACAGGTCCCGCATCCCCAATTATAGCGTATGCATATCCTACATTCATCATATCCTGCAATGCTCTTAAAAGCAAAGCTTTGCCAATACCTTTCTTTCTATATTCTTTTAAAACCCCGGTTGGTCCAAAAAAACCTCTTGATGTCGTATCATAACAAGCAAACCCAACAATATCTTTACTTTCCTTTTCATATGCAACAAAAACGGATATGGGATTTTTTGAAAATGCAACATCAACTTCACTTGCCCAAAGTTTTCCAAAGTTTTTTAAAGTCCACTCTAAAACATGAATCTTTTCAGGACCAATAGGTCTTTTTATAAGAATATTTTCTGGTAAATCGTAACTAAAATCTAAATCATATAATTTGACAATTAAATCCGACATGTTTTCACCTCATTTCTATATTCATATTATATAACAAATTATGTTAAAATTAAAAAAATGATAAAAAAGGGGGATTAATATGCATTTATCTATGATTGTTGTTACAGACATGTTTGGAGGTTTTGCTACTTCTGAATACGATAGGATAGAGTGGGGTTCTAAAGAAGATAAAGCACATTTTAGAGAACTTACAACAAAGATTGGAACAGTAATAATGGGCCGAAAAACATACGAAAGTATTGGTTTTCCACTAAAAGATCGCCTAAATATCGTTCTTACAAGTAAAAATTACAAAAATTCAGAAAATCTTATTTTTTTAAATGAATCACCAGTTCAAGTGATAAGATTTTTAGAAAAAAATAAAATCAATGAAGCCGCAGTTATTGGTGGTAAATCAGTATTTAAGCAATTTTTTCCATACATTGATAAAATTTATATTACAATTGAACCAATTACTCTTGAAAATGCAGAAAAACTTTCTTTTCCATATCAGCAATTTAAGTTAATTTCAACTAATATTTTAAACGAAAAAGGAACTATTCTCCTGGAATATTCAAAATTATAATGAAAATCTTTACATCATAGTTGCCATTTTTCTATAATAATGATAACATAATTTTGATAAATATATTAAAAATATATGTGGGGAAAAAAATGAAAAAACTCGTCTTTTCCATTTTTACATTTATACTTTTATTCCTATTTCTAAACCAAATAATCAAAGTAGACGGTATACCATTAAATGATATTAACTTTCCATATACTACACTTAGTAAACCTTCAACAATAACTTTGTCAACTACTATTAAAGTTGATCAATTTTATAATTATCTCTTTTTTGGAAAGGTTTCCGCAAGCAAGATTAAAATTTTTGTAGAAAACGATGAGATATTTGAGCTTGGGTCAGTTTCAGGAAACTTATGGCCCAAAGCAATTATCGTAAAGATTCCAGAAAAATTTAACAATCAAAAGGTAATTTTAAAAGTCGTTTTATTTGGAACCTACGATATTGGTATACATTATACTCCAGTTTTGACCAATCAAAAAACTGCTAACCTCCATGCAACATTAATTAAACTCTTTAGACAAGATTTTTATATCTTCTCCCAAGGAATAACATTTATTGTTGGAATAATTCTTATTTTGTCCTCTTTAAAATTTGAAAAAAATATTGAAAAATCTATTTTCTATACCGGTCTTTCTTCAATTTTTACATTTTTAATGCTATTCGACTTTCAATTTAGAACTTATTCAGGGGATATCTCAACATTTATATTCTTTAGAAAAATCTTTATATCTTCTGGAGTACTTGCACTCTGTTTTAACATTATAGGTTTTAATTCACTTTTAAACA
This region includes:
- a CDS encoding dihydrofolate reductase yields the protein MHLSMIVVTDMFGGFATSEYDRIEWGSKEDKAHFRELTTKIGTVIMGRKTYESIGFPLKDRLNIVLTSKNYKNSENLIFLNESPVQVIRFLEKNKINEAAVIGGKSVFKQFFPYIDKIYITIEPITLENAEKLSFPYQQFKLISTNILNEKGTILLEYSKL
- a CDS encoding GNAT family N-acetyltransferase, translated to MSDLIVKLYDLDFSYDLPENILIKRPIGPEKIHVLEWTLKNFGKLWASEVDVAFSKNPISVFVAYEKESKDIVGFACYDTTSRGFFGPTGVLKEYRKKGIGKALLLRALQDMMNVGYAYAIIGDAGPVEYYKKAVGAIEIPDSSPGVYKDLLDK
- a CDS encoding sensor domain-containing diguanylate cyclase; this translates as MIYFLVILAFLLLILFLYSWRVLRLIKKVGCFDFSCRKIFEKNFLYRVYKIFNKYDDKKDNLNTLREIFDYIADVLEAQAWSLLLTPKGKKWRFIVWTYNFDDKPLESLGEYFQNNTPYNLNQIISEKRYYFISNILKMPYWKEVKGIDTISWCGIPLIYNGEVYAILNVDWYRKKRPKKVDRMLFDMITEELSKPILNFLKVKERLEEENIDLLTGLYNRRVLDYVDVSKYSYLIFLDLDKFKEVNDNFGHLVGDEVLRIISRRIKNTVKGDDLIIRYGGDEFIILINSTKEGLEKLIQRIKRHVSRNIHIQDKDVKVGISIGYCMLDKGLEYAIRIADERMYKDKNKN